One part of the Gossypium raimondii isolate GPD5lz chromosome 1, ASM2569854v1, whole genome shotgun sequence genome encodes these proteins:
- the LOC105786485 gene encoding dynein light chain 1, cytoplasmic, with protein sequence MLEGRAVVRESDMPMEMQSRVMELAYQALDLHEVSDCQSIARYIKQKFDEAYGTSWHCVVGKDFGCCISHLCGTFIFFHVEIMEFLIFKDGKDLNETKEEAIGVNHHLITS encoded by the exons ATGCTTGAAGGAAGAGCCGTAGTGCGTGAAAGTGATATGCCAATGGAGATGCAGAGCCGAGTAATGGAGTTAGCATATCAGGCACTTGACCTCCATGAGGTCTCGGATTGCCAATCCATAGCTCGTTATATCAAACAG AAATTTGATGAAGCATATGGGACATCATGGCATTGTGTGGTAGGCAAAGACTTTGGGTGTTGCATTTCACATCTATGTGGAACCTTTATCTTCTTCCATGTTGAAATAATGGAGTTTCTCATCTTTAAAGATGGCAAGGACTTAAATGAAACCAAGGAAGAAGCCATTGGAGTTAACCATCATTTAATAACATCATGA
- the LOC105787123 gene encoding protein NRT1/ PTR FAMILY 2.8 yields the protein MSLVANMTVYLKTKYNMEGVLLVNVINIWSGTSSFMSIGGALMSDMFLGRYLMLLYGSISSLLGMMILTLTAIVPKLRPPTCIGQINCIDPNLWQLSTLYAGLTLMAIGAGGIRPCNIAFGADQFNTTTKEGRSQLESFFNWWYFSFTFALVIALTAVVYIQTNISWVIGFAIPTSCLLVSIVIFVIGHHAYIIMKPHGSVFVDLVKVITAATRKHRLDCSRCSFYDPDFHPRTKQLRCLEKAAVIANQNELDEDGKPKNGWRLCSIQQVENLKLLLGMMPVCLAGIGCFMTMDQQTTIGILQAIQSNNVLRSGFKIPPGWMGLSPMIALSIWISTYEILWVLQTKRLTGKAKRLTMTQRINIGLISAMACSIVASFIEKKRRTAALKHGSFKSPMSILMLLPQFALSGLVEAFAAVAIMEYLTTQLPESMRTVAGAIFFISLSMASYLNSMLVNIVHKTTKKGGKTSWLGGHNLNNGKLENFYYLAVSIEALNFLYFNLYARRFIATSCTINKESKEDQHNNEDQI from the exons ATGAGCTTGGTTGCGAACATGActgtttatttaaaaaccaaataCAACATGGAGGGGGTACTTCTTGTTAATGTCATCAACATTTGGTCCGGTACCTCTAGTTTCATGTCGATTGGCGGTGCTTTGATGTCCGATATGTTCTTGGGTCGATACCTTATGCTCCTTTACGGCTCGATCTCGTCCTTACTG GGGATGATGATCTTGACCCTTACGGCAATAGTGCCTAAATTAAGGCCACCAACATGTATTGGCCAAATCAATTGTATAGACCCAAACTTATGGCAGTTGAGTACCCTTTATGCCGGTTTAACATTGATGGCCATTGGTGCGGGCGGGATTAGACCTTGCAATATCGCGTTCGGGGCAGATCAGTTCAATACGACGACAAAGGAAGGAAGATCGCAACTTGAGAGTTTTTTCAATTGGTGGTACTTTTCGTTTACGTTTGCTCTTGTGATAGCATTAACGGCCGTTGTTTATATTCAGACTAACATTAGTTGGGTCATCGGTTTCGCTATTCCAACTTCTTGTCTTTTGGTATCCATTGTGATTTTTGTAATCGGTCATCACGCCTACATAATAATGAAGCCCCACGGGAGTGTTTTCGTGGACTTGGTTAAAGTGATCACGGCCGCTACTAGGAAGCATCGTTTAGATTGTTCGAGGTGTTCGTTTTATGACCCGGATTTCCATCCGCGTACCAAACAGCTTCGGTGTTTAGAAAAGGCCGCAGTGATTGCCAATCAAAATGAGTTAGATGAGGATGGGAAACCGAAAAATGGTTGGAGATTATGTAGTATTCAACAAGTGGAAAATCTCAAACTATTGCTTGGGATGATGCCTGTTTGCTTAGCTGGAATTGGTTGTTTTATGACAATGGATCAACAAACTACAATTGGGATTCTTCAAGCAATTCAATCTAACAACGTGCTTCGATCGGGCTTTAAGATTCCACCAGGATGGATGGGATTGTCGCCGATGATTGCCCTTTCGATATGGATATCCACTTATGAGATACTTTGGGTACTACAAACAAAGAGACTGACAGGGAAAGCTAAACGACTTACAATGACACAAAGGATCAACATTGGCCTTATATCCGCAATGGCTTGTTCCATAGTAGCATCTTTCATCGAGAAAAAACGTCGGACCGCAGCATTGAAACACGGCTCATTCAAATCCCCTATGAGTATCTTAATGTTGTTGCCACAATTTGCTTTATCAGGACTAGTCGAAGCATTTGCAGCCGTGGCAATTATGGAGTACCTAACAACTCAATTGCCAGAGTCCATGAGAACCGTTGCCGGTGCTATTTTCTTCATCAGCTTATCCATGGCAAGCTACTTGAACTCGATGCTCGTCAATATCGTCCACAAAACGACCAAGAAAGGTGGGAAAACATCATGGCTAGGCGGTCATAATCTTAACAACGGTAAGCTCGAAAACTTCTATTATCTCGCGGTATCTATAGAAGCACTCAATTTCCTTTACTTCAATCTATATGCGAGACGATTCATCGCCACTTCTTGCACCATTAATAAAGAATCCAAAGAAGACCAACATAACAATGaagatcaaatataa
- the LOC105786486 gene encoding protein RETICULATA, chloroplastic isoform X1, protein MSSFGLSHLVNVKNDVVLRNLWSQDLSFFKNGDKRFVFSMKRRQRVVILSLAHRPEAEAEAEAQAGAAKSIVTKGSSESSIRKEEVRIFGEAKIDAGNGGGSFYGNGGSGGGGGGDGGGDGGDGEKGDPEEEEFGPLMKFEDVMKETNARGATLPSDMMEAAKTVGIRKLLLLRYLDLQGSSWPLGFAMRSWGMLRNRMLADPSFLFKIGTEIVIDSCCATFAEVQKRGKDFWAEFELYVADLLVGVVVNIALVGMLAPYARIGQPSISKGFLGGIQNAYNALPSRLYHKFLRYRFSMMCLFYCVLLIFAVLYSVFEAERPGCRFTVNQRLGTYFYKGVLYGTVGFACGIIGQGIANLIMTAKRSMKKSEEDIPVPPLIKSAALWGVFLAVSSNTRYQIINGLERLVEASPLAKQVPPVAMAFTVGVRFANNIYGGMQFVDWARLSGVQ, encoded by the exons atgtctagTTTTGGATTGTCACATTTGGTGAATGTTAAGAACGATGTTGTTTTAAGGAATTTATGGAGTCAAGATTTGagcttttttaaaaatggtGATAAAAGATTTGTTTTTTCAATGAAGAGGAGACAAAGGGTAGTGATTTTAAGCTTAGCTCACCGGCCTGAGGCGGAGGCTGAGGCGGAGGCGCAAGCTGGTGCTGCGAAGAGTATAGTAACTAAGGGAAGTAGTGAGAGTAGTATTAGGAAAGAAGAAGTTAGGATTTTTGGGGAAGCTAAAATTGATGCAGGAAATGGTGGGGGTTCTTTTTATGGGAATGGTGGCAGTGGTGGCGGTGGTGGAGGAGACGGCGGTGGTGATGGAGGTGATGGTGAAAAGGGTGAtcctgaagaagaagaatttgGACCATTAATGAAGTTTGAGGATGTAATGAAGGAGACAAATGCTAGAGGAGCTACTCTTCCTTCAGACATGATGGAGGCTGCAAAGACTGTTGGGATTCGTAAATTGCTTCTTCTTCGATATTTAGATTTGCAG GGATCAAGTTGGCCTTTAGGATTTGCAATGAGGTCATGGGGAATGCTTAGAAACCGAATGTTAGCCGAcccctcttttcttttcaaaatcgGAACTGAG ATAGTGATTGATTCGTGTTGTGCTACCTTCGCGGAAGTTCAAAAGAGGGGAAAGGATTTTTGGGCAGAATTCGAGTTGTACGTTGCTGATCTTTTAGTCGGAGTGGTAGTGAACATTGCTTTAGTTGGTATGTTAGCACCTTATGCACGCATTGGACAACCATCTATATCGAAAGGATTCCTTGGAGGCATCCAAAATGCTTATAACGCCCTCCCTAGCAGGTTATATCATAAATTTCTTCGATATAGATTCAGCATGATGTGCTTATTTTATTGTGTACTTCTGATATTTGCGGTCTTGTACAGTGTGTTCGAAGCGGAAAGACCAGGTTGTCGATTTACGGTAAACCAGAGACTTGGTACATACTTTTATAAG gGAGTATTGTATGGAACGGTTGGATTTGCATGTGGTATTATTGGCCAAGGAATCGCGAATTTGATAATGACTGCCAAGAG GAGCATGAAAAAATCGGAAGAGGACATACCTGTGCCACCTCTTATAAAGAGTGCAGCTCTCTGGG GTGTTTTTCTCGCGGTTTCATCTAATACTCGATACCAAATCATCAACGGATTGGAACGGTTGGTGGAGGCATCACCATTGGCCAAACAAGTTCCACCCGTTGCAATGGCGTTCACCGTCGGCGTGCGGTTTGCCAATAACATATATGGCGGGATGCAATTCGTAGATTGGGCTAGATTGAGTGGTGTGCAATAA
- the LOC105786486 gene encoding protein RETICULATA, chloroplastic isoform X2 — translation MSSFGLSHLVNVKNDVVLRNLWSQDLSFFKNGDKRFVFSMKRRQRVVILSLAHRPEAEAEAEAQAGAAKSIVTKGSSESSIRKEEVRIFGEAKIDAGNGGGSFYGNGGSGGGGGGDGGGDGGDGEKGDPEEEEFGPLMKFEDVMKETNARGATLPSDMMEAAKTVGIRKLLLLRYLDLQGSSWPLGFAMRSWGMLRNRMLADPSFLFKIGTEIVIDSCCATFAEVQKRGKDFWAEFELYVADLLVGVVVNIALVGMLAPYARIGQPSISKGFLGGIQNAYNALPSSVFEAERPGCRFTVNQRLGTYFYKGVLYGTVGFACGIIGQGIANLIMTAKRSMKKSEEDIPVPPLIKSAALWGVFLAVSSNTRYQIINGLERLVEASPLAKQVPPVAMAFTVGVRFANNIYGGMQFVDWARLSGVQ, via the exons atgtctagTTTTGGATTGTCACATTTGGTGAATGTTAAGAACGATGTTGTTTTAAGGAATTTATGGAGTCAAGATTTGagcttttttaaaaatggtGATAAAAGATTTGTTTTTTCAATGAAGAGGAGACAAAGGGTAGTGATTTTAAGCTTAGCTCACCGGCCTGAGGCGGAGGCTGAGGCGGAGGCGCAAGCTGGTGCTGCGAAGAGTATAGTAACTAAGGGAAGTAGTGAGAGTAGTATTAGGAAAGAAGAAGTTAGGATTTTTGGGGAAGCTAAAATTGATGCAGGAAATGGTGGGGGTTCTTTTTATGGGAATGGTGGCAGTGGTGGCGGTGGTGGAGGAGACGGCGGTGGTGATGGAGGTGATGGTGAAAAGGGTGAtcctgaagaagaagaatttgGACCATTAATGAAGTTTGAGGATGTAATGAAGGAGACAAATGCTAGAGGAGCTACTCTTCCTTCAGACATGATGGAGGCTGCAAAGACTGTTGGGATTCGTAAATTGCTTCTTCTTCGATATTTAGATTTGCAG GGATCAAGTTGGCCTTTAGGATTTGCAATGAGGTCATGGGGAATGCTTAGAAACCGAATGTTAGCCGAcccctcttttcttttcaaaatcgGAACTGAG ATAGTGATTGATTCGTGTTGTGCTACCTTCGCGGAAGTTCAAAAGAGGGGAAAGGATTTTTGGGCAGAATTCGAGTTGTACGTTGCTGATCTTTTAGTCGGAGTGGTAGTGAACATTGCTTTAGTTGGTATGTTAGCACCTTATGCACGCATTGGACAACCATCTATATCGAAAGGATTCCTTGGAGGCATCCAAAATGCTTATAACGCCCTCCCTAGCAG TGTGTTCGAAGCGGAAAGACCAGGTTGTCGATTTACGGTAAACCAGAGACTTGGTACATACTTTTATAAG gGAGTATTGTATGGAACGGTTGGATTTGCATGTGGTATTATTGGCCAAGGAATCGCGAATTTGATAATGACTGCCAAGAG GAGCATGAAAAAATCGGAAGAGGACATACCTGTGCCACCTCTTATAAAGAGTGCAGCTCTCTGGG GTGTTTTTCTCGCGGTTTCATCTAATACTCGATACCAAATCATCAACGGATTGGAACGGTTGGTGGAGGCATCACCATTGGCCAAACAAGTTCCACCCGTTGCAATGGCGTTCACCGTCGGCGTGCGGTTTGCCAATAACATATATGGCGGGATGCAATTCGTAGATTGGGCTAGATTGAGTGGTGTGCAATAA